A DNA window from Mucilaginibacter xinganensis contains the following coding sequences:
- a CDS encoding vanadium-dependent haloperoxidase encodes MNKSILITTIIGAGVLSINTTSAQSSKNIDADVIIQWNLITVKSTKIAKQNSNLGSRTEAIEAIAVYDAVNSIKHIGTPYHYYAAPSGPASAQAAAIQAAHDVLVSYFPSQKQALDSALTNSLQSVADGPVNAGREIGAAAAADIIALRANDGSSPLTTYAGPEKPGVGAYRPTPGKFAPGIDVEWGNVKPFLLKDGKQFLPEAPPAVGSTEYKKALAEVKDLGDNKSTKRTDDQTHIAQFYKQDAELTVNEGARLLAISHGTSLEENALIFALVDIAEADARIEIWGGKYKYLAWRPVTALNAADDGSVKDYNQWTPLISTPAHPSYPSGHSATVTAGYEILKKFFGDKNHLELHTTTDGEPARVVESISQVEFENGYSRIYGGIHYAFENSAAQDVGRKVAGWVLKNGPHKRR; translated from the coding sequence ATGAACAAGTCTATACTTATCACAACAATTATTGGCGCAGGTGTTTTATCCATTAACACCACCAGTGCTCAATCCTCCAAAAATATCGATGCCGACGTTATAATTCAATGGAATTTAATAACGGTTAAGTCCACAAAAATTGCAAAGCAGAATAGTAACCTTGGCAGCCGCACCGAGGCTATTGAAGCTATTGCGGTTTATGATGCAGTAAATTCAATTAAGCACATCGGCACACCATACCATTATTATGCTGCGCCTTCTGGTCCCGCTTCGGCTCAGGCGGCGGCTATCCAGGCAGCTCATGATGTATTGGTAAGCTATTTCCCTTCGCAAAAGCAGGCATTGGATTCGGCGTTGACCAATAGTTTGCAAAGCGTTGCAGACGGCCCGGTAAATGCAGGGCGTGAAATTGGCGCTGCTGCCGCTGCTGACATTATTGCGTTGCGGGCAAATGATGGCTCAAGTCCCCTTACCACTTATGCAGGCCCGGAGAAGCCGGGGGTAGGAGCATACCGGCCCACGCCAGGTAAATTCGCGCCAGGTATTGACGTAGAGTGGGGAAATGTAAAACCGTTTCTTTTAAAGGACGGAAAACAATTTTTACCAGAAGCACCGCCGGCAGTTGGCAGCACCGAATATAAAAAAGCACTTGCTGAAGTTAAAGATCTTGGCGATAACAAAAGTACCAAACGTACTGACGACCAAACCCATATCGCTCAATTTTATAAACAGGACGCTGAGCTTACCGTTAATGAAGGTGCACGGTTACTTGCTATAAGCCATGGTACCAGCCTTGAAGAAAATGCGCTGATTTTTGCTTTGGTTGATATCGCCGAGGCTGATGCGCGGATTGAGATATGGGGCGGTAAATACAAATACCTGGCCTGGAGGCCGGTAACTGCGCTAAATGCAGCGGATGATGGATCGGTGAAAGATTATAACCAATGGACGCCATTGATTAGTACCCCGGCACACCCGAGTTACCCAAGCGGCCATAGCGCGACAGTTACCGCCGGTTACGAAATATTGAAAAAATTCTTCGGCGATAAAAATCATTTGGAACTTCATACCACTACGGATGGTGAGCCTGCCCGTGTTGTTGAGTCGATAAGCCAGGTTGAGTTTGAAAACGGCTATAGCCGCATTTACGGAGGGATTCATTATGCATTTGAGAATAGCGCGGCGCAGGACGTGGGCAGAAAAGTTGCAGGCTGGGTATTAAAGAACGGGCCGCATAAGAGGCGTTAA
- a CDS encoding polyphosphate kinase 2 family protein: protein MGNIIKKFKVTEANSFSLKDHDPAYSDGFKKENSKAVLKALIAETSDEQIKLYAANRLSVLIIFQAMDAAGKDGAIAHTMSGLNPQGCEVYSFKQPGPEDYVHDFLWRHYKAIPESGRIGIHNRSHYENVLVTKVHPELLLKEHLPGINNVKKIDKAFWERRYESIRDFEKHLSENGTVIIKFFLNLSKEEQKKRFLKRIDNPKKNWKFSSGDIEERKYWDKYMSAYEKAIKETATEQSPWYIVPADKKWFTRIVISTIIVETLKKQDLQFPVLPKEEKAKLDAAKLELTGSI, encoded by the coding sequence ATGGGAAATATTATTAAGAAATTTAAAGTAACAGAAGCGAATAGTTTTTCGCTTAAAGATCATGATCCGGCCTATTCGGATGGTTTCAAAAAGGAGAATTCGAAAGCGGTGCTGAAAGCATTAATAGCAGAAACATCAGATGAGCAAATAAAGCTGTATGCAGCCAACAGGCTGTCGGTTCTCATTATATTCCAGGCGATGGATGCCGCAGGAAAGGATGGCGCCATAGCCCATACCATGTCCGGATTAAATCCGCAGGGCTGCGAGGTTTATAGTTTTAAACAACCCGGACCGGAAGACTATGTGCATGATTTTTTGTGGCGGCATTATAAGGCAATTCCTGAGAGCGGAAGAATAGGTATCCATAACCGGTCGCATTATGAAAACGTATTGGTTACTAAAGTACATCCCGAACTATTGCTTAAGGAGCATTTGCCAGGTATTAATAACGTAAAAAAAATTGATAAAGCATTTTGGGAACGCAGGTATGAAAGCATCCGCGATTTTGAAAAACATTTGAGTGAAAACGGAACCGTGATCATTAAGTTTTTTCTCAACCTTTCAAAAGAAGAACAGAAAAAACGTTTTTTAAAGCGGATTGACAATCCCAAAAAGAACTGGAAATTTTCTTCCGGCGATATTGAAGAGCGCAAATATTGGGACAAATATATGAGCGCGTACGAAAAGGCAATAAAGGAAACAGCTACTGAGCAATCACCCTGGTATATCGTCCCGGCCGATAAGAAATGGTTTACCCGCATAGTTATTTCAACAATTATAGTGGAAACATTAAAAAAACAGGATCTTCAATTCCCTGTGTTACCAAAGGAGGAGAAAGCTAAACTTGATGCCGCCAAGCTGGAACTAACGGGTTCAATATAA
- a CDS encoding transglycosylase domain-containing protein, producing MFRRIKNRYLRYFSIFIYFVIIFFCSIELNFLWLFGYSPDMHDIKNPSMSLASEVYYADGTLIGRYYKENRSPVEFNKISPNIINALIATEDVRFYHHNGVDFYSFFTSMLSTASGERRGGSTITQQLAKNLFETRKKKSQGLIRHIPVIKTIVYKCKEWLTAFKIEHVYSKQEILTMYLNTVPFGNNTFGIKTASLKIFNKTPDAVTPAEAATLVGMLKATSTYNPINNPKHSLERRNTVLGQMLKYGYIKKADYDTSINKPIKLDLSYVENEGQGDSYLRQAVGRWLKKWLKDNDYDLYEDGLKIYTTIDPRLQQYAEEAVAEKMKMLQKRFNNLWGNKNPWQDLNGVEIKDFLLKAEQHLPIYTLLQKKYSSNTTLINAYFEKPKRMKIFTWNGEKDTTFSSADSIKYYTKLLNTGMMTMEPTSGKIKVWVGGIDYKYFNYDHVNQARRQAGSTFKPFAYLTALDNGFSPCDKFTDKPVSIKYTDEGRAQVWEPNNADFHFSYQEMSLRWAMGKSVNSITAQVTEKVGWDKVVEYAHKVGIESPLKAIPSVSLGSNDVSVYEMVRAYSTFLNKGKKVDPLLVTKITEQDGTVLKEFTLKEEQVISEETAWLMLYMFRGGMEEPGGTSQALWEYTGLWKKASNQIGGKTGTSSKYVDGWYMGITKDLVTGVWVGADDRSVHFTSSETGEGSHTALPIFARFMEKVYADPKSGYTPGPFPKPWVKITKKYDCPSPIPVVDSAETDSLFRPLDSLKAQPAAPVTAPTPENKATDR from the coding sequence ATGTTCAGACGTATAAAAAACCGATACCTGAGATATTTTTCAATATTCATCTACTTCGTTATTATTTTTTTCTGCTCAATTGAATTAAACTTCCTTTGGTTATTTGGCTATTCGCCTGATATGCATGACATTAAAAACCCAAGCATGTCGCTCGCTTCAGAAGTGTATTATGCTGATGGAACCTTAATTGGCCGCTACTACAAAGAGAACCGGTCGCCGGTAGAATTTAATAAGATTTCCCCCAATATTATAAACGCCCTTATCGCTACAGAAGATGTGCGGTTTTACCACCACAATGGGGTAGATTTTTATTCCTTTTTTACCAGTATGCTTTCAACAGCATCCGGTGAGCGGCGTGGCGGAAGCACCATTACCCAGCAACTGGCAAAAAATCTGTTCGAAACCCGTAAAAAGAAATCGCAGGGGTTAATAAGGCACATCCCGGTTATTAAAACCATTGTTTATAAATGCAAGGAATGGCTTACTGCGTTTAAAATTGAACATGTTTACAGTAAGCAGGAAATTCTTACCATGTATTTAAACACGGTGCCATTCGGTAACAATACTTTCGGGATAAAAACAGCCTCGCTCAAGATCTTTAATAAAACACCCGATGCCGTTACCCCTGCCGAAGCTGCGACACTTGTAGGGATGTTAAAGGCAACATCCACCTATAACCCCATCAATAATCCGAAACATTCGCTGGAAAGACGCAATACCGTATTGGGGCAAATGCTTAAATATGGGTATATTAAAAAGGCAGACTACGACACCAGCATTAACAAACCTATAAAGCTTGACCTGAGCTATGTTGAAAACGAAGGCCAGGGCGATTCGTACCTGCGCCAGGCTGTTGGCCGCTGGCTAAAAAAATGGTTGAAAGACAATGACTATGACCTTTATGAAGATGGCCTTAAAATATATACCACAATTGATCCCCGCCTGCAGCAATATGCCGAAGAAGCGGTTGCCGAAAAAATGAAGATGCTTCAAAAGCGTTTTAATAACCTGTGGGGTAACAAAAACCCATGGCAGGATTTGAACGGGGTGGAAATTAAAGACTTTTTGTTAAAAGCCGAACAGCATTTGCCAATTTATACGCTGTTGCAGAAGAAATACAGCAGCAACACTACGCTTATTAACGCATATTTTGAAAAGCCAAAGCGCATGAAGATCTTTACCTGGAACGGTGAAAAAGACACTACGTTTTCGAGCGCCGACTCCATAAAGTATTACACTAAGCTTTTAAATACCGGAATGATGACCATGGAGCCCACCAGCGGTAAAATAAAAGTATGGGTTGGAGGTATCGATTATAAATATTTTAATTACGACCACGTAAACCAGGCCCGGAGGCAGGCAGGCTCAACATTTAAGCCCTTTGCTTATTTAACCGCCCTGGATAATGGCTTTAGTCCCTGCGATAAATTTACTGATAAGCCGGTGTCTATTAAATACACAGACGAAGGAAGGGCGCAGGTTTGGGAACCAAATAATGCCGATTTCCATTTCTCGTACCAGGAAATGTCGCTTCGTTGGGCAATGGGAAAATCAGTTAATTCCATTACCGCTCAGGTGACCGAAAAAGTTGGTTGGGATAAGGTTGTTGAGTATGCACACAAAGTGGGAATAGAGAGCCCGCTAAAAGCAATTCCTTCCGTTTCATTGGGCTCAAATGATGTTTCGGTTTACGAAATGGTACGCGCTTACAGTACGTTTCTGAATAAAGGCAAAAAGGTTGACCCTTTGCTGGTAACAAAAATAACCGAGCAGGATGGCACCGTTCTAAAAGAATTTACGCTTAAAGAAGAACAGGTAATAAGCGAAGAAACCGCCTGGCTAATGTTGTACATGTTCCGCGGCGGTATGGAAGAACCGGGTGGCACTTCACAAGCCCTGTGGGAATATACCGGTTTATGGAAAAAAGCAAGCAACCAGATTGGCGGTAAAACCGGCACTTCTTCAAAATATGTTGACGGCTGGTACATGGGCATCACAAAAGACCTGGTAACAGGCGTATGGGTTGGTGCTGATGACCGAAGCGTGCATTTCACAAGTTCAGAAACCGGCGAAGGCTCGCATACGGCGCTGCCGATATTTGCCAGGTTTATGGAAAAAGTTTACGCCGATCCGAAATCAGGATACACACCTGGCCCTTTCCCAAAACCGTGGGTGAAAATCACTAAGAAATACGATTGTCCATCTCCTATTCCGGTGGTTGACTCTGCAGAGACAGATAGCTTATTCCGGCCGCTTGATTCATTAAAGGCCCAACCCGCTGCTCCGGTAACAGCACCAACTCCTGAAAACAAAGCAACCGATCGCTAA